In the genome of Pseudomonas sp. B33.4, the window CACCGATGATCTGCAGGCGCAACTGGATAACGCCCAGTTCGAACTGGACAACACCACCGTCCGCGCGCCGAGCAAAGGCTTCGTAACTCACGTGTCCTTGCGGCCGGGGATGATGGCGAGCAAGTTGCCGTTGCGTCCCTCGATGGTGTTCATTCCCGAGGAAGGCCAATACTTTGCCGCGTGGATGCGCCAGAACAGCCTGCTGCGCCTGACTGTCGGCGATGAAGCGGAAGTCGCGTTCGATGGCATTCCCGGCAAGGTTTTCGCAGGTCGGGTGAAGAATGTCATCGGGGTGATTGCCGAAGGTCAGGTGCAACCGTCCGGCACTTTGATCGGCTATACCGGTTCGCCGCCGGCCGGGCGCGTGCCGGTGATCATTGAAATCACCGATCCCGAGTTCGCCCAGTACAGCAAGTTGATGCCGGGCGGTGCTTACGGGCAGGCCGCGTTGTACAGTCAGCACTTCCACCACATTGGCACGATGCGCAAAATCCTCCTGCGTATGGCAGCATGGATGAATTACATTTTCCCTTTCCATTGACCTGAAGCCCAATCACGAGAGGCCCGCACTGAGTACTTACAGCACCCATCGACTTCCGCCCTTGCTGCGCCGTGTCCTGCGTCCGTTGCTTGATCCTTATCGACGTTACCGGCACGCGCGGCTGATTCATGCGGTGCGCGTGGCCCTCGGGTTACTGGCAACCATCCTGCTCACTACCGGTATCAACCTGCCGCATGGCGAATGGGCGTCAGTGACCATGCTGGTGGTGATCGGCGGCTTGCAACACCATGGCAACATCGGCAAAAAAGCCGCCGAACGCGCCACCGGCACCTTGATCGGTGCCGGCGTCGGGTTGCTGTTGGTGGCACAGCAGGCGTGGCTCGGCATGCCATGGCTGACCTATTTTGCGATGGCAGTGGTCTGCGGTTTCTTCTCTTATCACGCGATTGGCAAAGGGGGTTACACCGCCCTGCTTTCGGCAATCACCGTGTTCATCGTCGCCGGACATGGCGACAACCCGATCACCGACGGTTTGTGGCGCGGCGTCGACATCTTGATCGGGATTGCGTTGGCACTGGCCTTC includes:
- a CDS encoding HlyD family secretion protein, with product MDLLLILTYAAICVAVFKIFRIPLNKWTVPTAVLGGILMIGALIFTMNYNHPYSEVARTYFVSVPVIPIVSGQVIDVPVKGNEPLEKGDVLFRIDPTPFENRLKSLKAQLVAAKGDRYRITELIRRNFGTQRELDAAIARTDDLQAQLDNAQFELDNTTVRAPSKGFVTHVSLRPGMMASKLPLRPSMVFIPEEGQYFAAWMRQNSLLRLTVGDEAEVAFDGIPGKVFAGRVKNVIGVIAEGQVQPSGTLIGYTGSPPAGRVPVIIEITDPEFAQYSKLMPGGAYGQAALYSQHFHHIGTMRKILLRMAAWMNYIFPFH